A genomic window from Ascaphus truei isolate aAscTru1 chromosome 1, aAscTru1.hap1, whole genome shotgun sequence includes:
- the ERCC8 gene encoding DNA excision repair protein ERCC-8 isoform X2 has product MLGFLWARQSGLDSPIRLTRAETTRRVLSLELNKDRDVESIHENGVNTLDIEHVEGRYMLSGGTDGVIVLYDLANFSKNLSYTCKSLCKVGKGHPDVHKFSVETVQWYPHDTGIFTSSSFDKTLKIWDTNSLRVAEVFHFDGTVYSHHMSPVATKHSLIAVGTKNPKVQLCDLKSGSCSHILQGHRGEVLAVCWSPRYDYILATASTDSKVKLWDVRKATGCLLTLDQHNGEKSKASSEAANTAHNGRVNGLCFTSDGLHLLTVGTDDRMRLWNSSSGENTLVNYGKELYSGSKDCKVLAWVPALREPVPDEDSEKPGSRAHLNPAFDDAWSSSDEDG; this is encoded by the exons ATGCTTGGATTTTTATGGGCCCGTCAGTCTGGCTTGGACAGCCCAATTCGACTCACGCGTGCTGAAACTACACGAAGGGTACTGAGTTTGGAGTTGAACAAGGACAGGGATGTTGAAAGTATCCATGAAAATGGTGTAAACACCCTTGATATTGAACATGTAGAGGGAAGATACATGCTGTCTGGGGGAACTGATGGTGTAATTGTTCTTTATGATCTTGCAAATTTCAGTAAAAATCTATCCTACACATGTAAATCACTGTGTAAAGTGGGTAAAGGTCACCCAGACGTACACAAATTCAGTGTTGAAACAGTCCAGTGGTACCCTCATGACACTGGAATTTTCACATCAAGTTCGTTTGATAAGACATTGAAGATATGGGACACAAATTCTCTACGGGTAGCTGAAGTCTTTCATTTTGATGGGACTGTGTATAGCCACCACATGTCTCCAGTGGCCACTAAGCACAGCTTGATAGCAGTCGGCACAAAAAACCCCAAAGTTCAGCTGTGCGACTTGAAATCGGGTTCCTGCTCTCACATTCTGCAGGGTCACAGAGGGGAAGTGCTGGCAGTCTGCTGGTCTCCACGATATGATTATATCTTGGCAACTGCAAGCACCGACAGCAAAGTGAAGCTGTGGGACGTACGCAAAGCAACTGGATGCCTCTTAACCCTCGACCAACACAATGGAGAGAAGTCGAAGgcttcttcagaagctgcaaacaCTGCCCATAATGGCAGAGTTAATGGCTTGTGCTTTACCAGCGACGGCCTTCACCTTCTGACAGTAGGGACCGATGACCGAATGAGGCTGTGGAACAGCTCATCAGGAGAAAACACACTTGTAAACTATGGCAAG GAGCTGTACAGTGGCAGCAAAGACTGCAAAGTTCTCGCTTGGGTACCAGCACTGCGTGAACCTGTTCCTGATGAGGACTCTGAAAAACCAGGGTCCCGTGCACATCTGAATCCAGCATTTGACGATGCATGGAGCAGCAGTGATGAAGATGGATGA
- the ERCC8 gene encoding DNA excision repair protein ERCC-8 isoform X1 has product MLGFLWARQSGLDSPIRLTRAETTRRVLSLELNKDRDVESIHENGVNTLDIEHVEGRYMLSGGTDGVIVLYDLANFSKNLSYTCKSLCKVGKGHPDVHKFSVETVQWYPHDTGIFTSSSFDKTLKIWDTNSLRVAEVFHFDGTVYSHHMSPVATKHSLIAVGTKNPKVQLCDLKSGSCSHILQGHRGEVLAVCWSPRYDYILATASTDSKVKLWDVRKATGCLLTLDQHNGEKSKASSEAANTAHNGRVNGLCFTSDGLHLLTVGTDDRMRLWNSSSGENTLVNYGKVCNESRKGLKFTVSVGCSPEFVFVPYDSTIAVYTIYSGEKISVLRGHYNHVDCCIYQPQFQELYSGSKDCKVLAWVPALREPVPDEDSEKPGSRAHLNPAFDDAWSSSDEDG; this is encoded by the coding sequence ATGCTTGGATTTTTATGGGCCCGTCAGTCTGGCTTGGACAGCCCAATTCGACTCACGCGTGCTGAAACTACACGAAGGGTACTGAGTTTGGAGTTGAACAAGGACAGGGATGTTGAAAGTATCCATGAAAATGGTGTAAACACCCTTGATATTGAACATGTAGAGGGAAGATACATGCTGTCTGGGGGAACTGATGGTGTAATTGTTCTTTATGATCTTGCAAATTTCAGTAAAAATCTATCCTACACATGTAAATCACTGTGTAAAGTGGGTAAAGGTCACCCAGACGTACACAAATTCAGTGTTGAAACAGTCCAGTGGTACCCTCATGACACTGGAATTTTCACATCAAGTTCGTTTGATAAGACATTGAAGATATGGGACACAAATTCTCTACGGGTAGCTGAAGTCTTTCATTTTGATGGGACTGTGTATAGCCACCACATGTCTCCAGTGGCCACTAAGCACAGCTTGATAGCAGTCGGCACAAAAAACCCCAAAGTTCAGCTGTGCGACTTGAAATCGGGTTCCTGCTCTCACATTCTGCAGGGTCACAGAGGGGAAGTGCTGGCAGTCTGCTGGTCTCCACGATATGATTATATCTTGGCAACTGCAAGCACCGACAGCAAAGTGAAGCTGTGGGACGTACGCAAAGCAACTGGATGCCTCTTAACCCTCGACCAACACAATGGAGAGAAGTCGAAGgcttcttcagaagctgcaaacaCTGCCCATAATGGCAGAGTTAATGGCTTGTGCTTTACCAGCGACGGCCTTCACCTTCTGACAGTAGGGACCGATGACCGAATGAGGCTGTGGAACAGCTCATCAGGAGAAAACACACTTGTAAACTATGGCAAGGTTTGTAACGAAAGCAGGAAAGGACTCAAGTTCACAGTCTCCGTGGGCTGTAGCCCTGAGTTTGTGTTTGTACCTTATGACAGTACTATTGCTGTGTATACTATCTATTCTGGTGAAAAGATAAGTGTGTTGAGGGGACATTATAACCATGTGGACTGTTGTATTTATCAACCTCAATTCCAGGAGCTGTACAGTGGCAGCAAAGACTGCAAAGTTCTCGCTTGGGTACCAGCACTGCGTGAACCTGTTCCTGATGAGGACTCTGAAAAACCAGGGTCCCGTGCACATCTGAATCCAGCATTTGACGATGCATGGAGCAGCAGTGATGAAGATGGATGA